The DNA window ATTTCCATCTCGTTGTGGAAACAAAGATGTAGCTAACAAAACTTTTTTATAAAAATCCTGCAAGTTCGTCATCAATATACCACCTTGTCCAACTGTTTCTTCTTGCCATTTTTTCAGTTCTGCAAGCTTCTCACTGCTGATAGGCATTTTAACTAAACCGTTTTCGTCAATTTCAACGCCCATTGACTTAAAAAAGTCCTGAGCTTCAATAATCTCAGGTGAAAAATCTTGTTTTTTAGTTTCAATTACTTTTTCTGGACTTAACATAGTTTTGATTTAATTATATTTGGAGGTGAGCCTGCCTGCCGGTAGGCAGGGGCGGGATTCCCTTCAACTCCTCGTTCCTCGTCGCTCAGGGCAGGCTTCTCATCCCACCTTTTGCGTTGAAAATAAAATTTAAATGGCGGTGAGGGCGGGATTCGAACCCGCGGTACGTTTCCGCACACACGCTTTCCAAGCGTGCTCTTTCGACCACTCAGACACCTCACCGAACGATAACTTAATTCTAGCAAATTCTATACACTTTTTCAACCTTGACTTTATACGATTATAAGTTAAAATAGACGCAACAGATAATTTGTTGTTTTACAATCCTTTAACAGGAGATGATTATATGACTTGGCAGCAGTTTGTTAAGGACGTAAGGAAGGGCTGGTTGCCGTGCTCCATTACTCTATTTGGTGTATTTTTGATACCTTTTATAATTTACACCAATATCAACCAGCTTTATATCCTTGCTACCGCGCTTTATACCGCAGCCTGGATTGCTGACGGACTCGATGGATGGGCAGCTAGAAAATATGGTGCTTCCAGTGAAACTGGTGCATTTCTGGATCCTCTAGCTGATAAAATTTTCACTTTAAGTTTTATTTTGTTTTTCTGGTCACTGATACCAGTGGCTATTTCTGTACCAATAATTACCATTGCTGTTTCTTTAACGGTACTCAGAATTTTCAAAGTTCAGGAATCAAAAAACAAGAGTATTGAATTTTCCATAATGGCGATTAAACCAGGAAAAATCAAAACTAATGTTGAAAAATCAGGCTTTGCCCTATTTCTACTAGCACAAGTTATTTTTAATGAGCTACCAGCATTTTTCATTGTGCTTGGGAATATTGCCTTAGCTAGCAGTATGCCATTTGCCTTTCTAAGTTTGACACATCAAACTTCACCTGAAACCATTGAAAAATGGAACGCAGTTTATCGACGTCGATTCAAACATAGACAAAAAGAAAGCCCTTAATAAACAAAACCGCCCCGATTCATTATCGGGGCGGTCTTTTTATAGTAAGTATTTTTACTGAGCTAATAAATTATCAATAATTTGCTTAAAGTTTGCAAATGGTACTGCGCCACTAACCAACTCACCGTTGATAAATGTTGCTGGGGTCCCTGTTACACCTGCAGCTGCACCACTAGCCATGTCATCAGCTACTTTTTTAGCATACTTGCCATCATCTAAACAGCTGTCAAATTTAGAACTGTTCAAACCTAAACTTTTTGCTTCTGCTTTCCATTTAGCAACATTCATGTTGCCAGCTAAATTTGCTTCAAATATTTTATCATACATCTGCCAATATTTACCTTGCTCTCCAGCACATTCACTTGCCTCGGCTGCTTTCTGTGCTTCAGGATGGAATGACAATGGAAAATGCCTAGTTACAAAAGCAATCTTATTACCATAATCGGATTTAATCTGTTTAGCAGTGGCATAATGACGTGAGCAAAAAGGGCATTCAAAATCAGTATATTCAATTATTTGAACTTTAGCGTTTTTATCACCAAACACATACTCTGAATCCTGGATTGGAGTTACTGCACTGAATTGTTGCTCTGCAGCTGGAGGTTCAGGTAAATCCTGTCCTTCAGCTTGAGCAGCTAAGTCAACTTCTTGGCGATTACCAAAAACAATAATTAATAAAATAAAAAAGGCTACCACTGACAAAAGTGCCATGCCTGAGAAAAATCCTAAGAAAAAATTTGTCTTAGAACTATCTTTTGATCGTTTTGTTGAACTATGATCTTCCATATTTACTAGCGAGACAAGTGAAACTAGCGAGACAAGCTAGACTAGTTATTTGTTTTACACGTCTTGCTTGTTTTACACGTCTTACTTATCTTGCTTACAATTAGTTGCAAATTAAATTTTAACAAATCATTTTTCTAAAGTCAAATTCTATATTTCATAAATAACCTTATTGTTTGAAGCTAACACACCTAACTTTAGCCTTTCTTTGTTACTAGCATACATTGTGTATAACTTTTGACCCTTTTTAACCTTCTCTCCATAATTAACATGGGTATGTATTCCTGCATATTTATCAATTGGTGCTCCCAAATTCATACAAATTCTATTGATGGCCCGGTTATTTATGGATTTAATTTTTCCAGCTTTTTTAGTCTGAAATTCATGACGTAAAACTTCTTGCATAACTTCTTCTGAATTAAGGTTATCTTCTCCACCTTGAGCCACAATAATTTGATTCAATTTTTTCCAGGCTTGACCATTCTTGATCTGCGCCTTGGCGATGGCATAACCTTTTCCTTTAGGACAGTACTTCATTAATTCAAGCAAGGCACCTGTCAACTTACATGATTTATTTTCTAAATCTAACGGTCGAAACTTGTGTAGTTGCATAATTCGCAAAATATCTCTTGCTTCCAATGCCGGTCCAATTCCCCTTCCCACGGGCTGTTTGGCTGGAGTTTTAACAACTATAATCTTCATACCAAACTTTTTACATAACGATTTAAATTTAGATTCAATTTCATTCGCATGTTTCATGTTTGGCACTTTACAAGTTGGACCAACCGGAATATCTAAGACTAAATAATCAACACCGGTCGCAACTTTTTTGGCCATAATACTTACAATCATTTTATCATATGGTTCCAATGCCAAAGGACGAGAGACTTTAATAATTTTGTCATCAGCTGGAGCCATGCGTAAACCACCACCCCAAACTAAACAACCTTTGGTTTTCTTTACGATTTTCTTAATTTCATTCAAAGGAAAACTAACATTACACAAAACCTCCATTGTATCA is part of the Candidatus Falkowbacteria bacterium genome and encodes:
- a CDS encoding thymidine phosphorylase, giving the protein MVYLKGKNLDIETGAGLIALMNEEEANNFGIHVGDKISLVWKKGKKVTVTVDMTNKLVKPGEIGLFEDVWKKKQVPDGSIVKIIVESRPLSIETLKKKMLGQPATYKELYSLIKDIADGKLGQIETTYYAATSFIKEYSTQELYYVAKAMAETGEKFNLSRQVADKHSVGGLAGNRMTPIIVPIVASLGINIPKTSSRAITSPAGTADTMEVLCNVSFPLNEIKKIVKKTKGCLVWGGGLRMAPADDKIIKVSRPLALEPYDKMIVSIMAKKVATGVDYLVLDIPVGPTCKVPNMKHANEIESKFKSLCKKFGMKIIVVKTPAKQPVGRGIGPALEARDILRIMQLHKFRPLDLENKSCKLTGALLELMKYCPKGKGYAIAKAQIKNGQAWKKLNQIIVAQGGEDNLNSEEVMQEVLRHEFQTKKAGKIKSINNRAINRICMNLGAPIDKYAGIHTHVNYGEKVKKGQKLYTMYASNKERLKLGVLASNNKVIYEI
- a CDS encoding CDP-alcohol phosphatidyltransferase family protein — encoded protein: MTWQQFVKDVRKGWLPCSITLFGVFLIPFIIYTNINQLYILATALYTAAWIADGLDGWAARKYGASSETGAFLDPLADKIFTLSFILFFWSLIPVAISVPIITIAVSLTVLRIFKVQESKNKSIEFSIMAIKPGKIKTNVEKSGFALFLLAQVIFNELPAFFIVLGNIALASSMPFAFLSLTHQTSPETIEKWNAVYRRRFKHRQKESP
- a CDS encoding DsbA family protein encodes the protein MEDHSSTKRSKDSSKTNFFLGFFSGMALLSVVAFFILLIIVFGNRQEVDLAAQAEGQDLPEPPAAEQQFSAVTPIQDSEYVFGDKNAKVQIIEYTDFECPFCSRHYATAKQIKSDYGNKIAFVTRHFPLSFHPEAQKAAEASECAGEQGKYWQMYDKIFEANLAGNMNVAKWKAEAKSLGLNSSKFDSCLDDGKYAKKVADDMASGAAAGVTGTPATFINGELVSGAVPFANFKQIIDNLLAQ